From Fusobacterium varium:
AAGAAATAACTGGAGAATATGAAGTTTTAGAAGTAATAAATTCTGGATCTGTTTTTGAATTAACGCCAAGAACTTTAGAAGAAATAAAAAAAATAGTTAAAGAAAAAAATATAAAAGTTCTCTATTTTGAAATTTATTATGGTTATATAAAGAGAATTGAGGAGATTAAAAAATATTTTTTTGATGTAGAAATACGCTTTAGAATGGGAATAGAAACATTTGATAATGATTTTAGAGTGAAAGTATATAATAAAAATTTTATTTTAAAAGAGAAAGAAATCATAGAAATTAGTAAAAAATTATTCTCTGTTTGTTTATTAATATGTGTAAAAGGGCAAACAAAAGAAATGATAGAAAATGATATAAAAATTGCTTTGGAAAATTTTCAAGGTGTAACTATAAATATTTTTATTAATAATGGAACTGTTATAGAGAGAGATAATGAATTGGTAAAATGGTTCATTGAAAAGTATTCATATTTAACACTAAATGATAAAGTAGAATTACTGATTGACAATAAAGATTTAGGAGTTTTTGAACAATAAATAGATTGCAGGAGGAAAAATGAGAAATGAATTTTTATGGGCAATAATGTTGCTGGTAAATTTTTTAGCAATAATATTTGCTTACTCTAGATTTGGAAAAATAGGATTGTATATTTGGATACCAATATCAACTATATTAGCTAATATTCAAGTGGTTATGTTGGTAGATTTATTTGGATTTGGAACTACCCTAGGAAATATACTTTATGCTGGTGGATTTTTAGTGACTGATATTCTTGCAGAAAACTATGGAAAGGAACATGCCAAAAAAGCTGTAAAAATAGGATTTTTTTCTTTGTTGGTAATGACACTAATAATGCAGATAGCAGTAGCCTTTGTACCTTCTAATGTAGAGGAAGGATTAGTCACTTTCAATGGAGTGAAAAGAATATTTGATTTTATGCCAAGAATAGCAATAGCATCTCTTGTATCTTATTGGATATCTCAAAGTCATGATATATGGGCATATGAAATGTGGAGAAAGAAGTTCAGTGAAAGAAAACATATTTGGATCAGAAATAATATGAGTACAATGATAAGCCAACTTATTGATAATACTATTTTTACCTTAATAGCTTTTTGGGGTGTTTATCCCAGAGAAGTATTGATGGAAATATTTATCACTACTTATTGTATGAAATTTATAGTAGCAGTTTTTGATACACCATTTGTATATATTGCTAATCATTTAAAATTGAGTGGAAAAATAAAAGAAGCGGAATTATAAATAAAAAAAGGAAAACTCACATATGGAGTCTTCCTTTTTTATATTAGATTCTCATCTATACAAAGGCTTATTTTATTTTCAAGTTTTTCTCTTATTTCTTTTGATACAGGAATATTTTTGATTTTTCCATTCTGAATATAATAGAATAGCTTCATATCTTCTTTTACAGAAATAATATTATTTGTATATACTTTTATTAAATTTTTCCATTCTTCCATATTATCACATACTTTTTTTAAGAGCTGAACTTCTCTAAGGAGAATATCAAATATTTCTAAAGGAAAATCATGTTCATTATCACTAAATAAAAATTTTACTACAAGATTGTTATTGTTCTCAAGATAGTTTATTAAAACATTTAAATCAAATTTTTCACATAAATTTTTCTCTTCCAGTTCAGTCATATTTTCACCTCTAAGATTATCATTATATTATATTAAAATTATAACATTTTTATTCTTATATTTAAACTTGTTAATTAAATATTTATATATTTGAGTATAATATAAATGATATTTTTTATAAAAATTTTATGCAAATAAAAATATGAAAAATGGAGTTTTATTTTTAGAAGGTTTTTTTTAGAAAAATAAAAATAGATTTAAAGATAGAATTTATTCAAAATAAGTTTTAAAAATAATTTCTCCATATTTCAAAAGAAAAATTTTTTTTATTAGAATTTTTTTTAAGATTATAGAGTATTTTTTAGTATGATATTTTTGAGTAAAAATGTTATTTTATTTTTTGTATGTTATAATAATTATGTACTCTCATTTTATCATACAAAAAACAAACAAATATTTGAAAAGCTCTTAATAATGAACTAAAAGGAGGAGGATTAAAAAATAAAGTTATTAAAAATAAGATGAAATAATATTTTGGGGAGGTAAAACACTAAAAAAATTATTCTAAATTTTGATTAAAATAAATTAGAAATTTAAAATTTAGAAATTAGGTAAAAGAAAAAATATTTATAAAAATAAAATATCTGAGGGAGAAAAAGATGATAAAATTAACAGAAAAGGAATTAGAAAATATAAAAGAAAATAAAGATGCAATAGCACAATTGCTTGTTAAAAAAGCTATTTTGAATGAAATAAAGGAAAAAAAATATAATGAGGAAGAAAAAAAATACTTAGAAGAACTAAAAATGAATATGGAAATTGAATTTTATTTGACTTCTGCTGCACAGAATGATATCACTATATCTGATTATGAACTATTAGAAATATATAAAAATAATTCTGAAGCATTAAAGGATAAAACTGTAATAGAAGTGTATCCACAGCTTCAGCAAGCTTTAATAAATAAAAAAATTAATGAAAAAAAGCTTGGTGTAATCAATGAAATAATAGAGAAACACAAATTAAATGAAATTTTAAAAGATTATATTGATGAAGATAAAGAAAAAGATTTAATAACAAAACAATAAAAGAGAGAATAAATTATGTTAAAATTTATAAAACATGAAAGCCTGACATAAAAAATTCAGTCAGGCTTTTTTAGTAAAAAATATAACTTCTTGTTTAAATAAAACCTTATTGAGTAAAAAAATAGGATAAAAATCAAAAATCGTTTATTAACATAAAATTTATTCGTAAAAGATAATTAAAAAAGTATTTATAATATAGAAAAATATTTTTATAAAAAACATTATAAAAATTTTTTATAAAATATAATTTTTTAAAAGGAAATAAGTATTTTTTTTGTAATAGCTAGTATATAAGGGTTAATAAATAAATAATGGTTAATATAAATATCTTATATTAACCATCAACAACGATCTATTGATGAATTTATCATAATTTTGGAAAAAATCAAAAAAGGAGAAAAAAATGGATAAAAGAGGACAGGAAGTTAAATACATTTGTAAGGAAGATTTAAAAAAATTGAGAAAATATTTCAAATCAAACGATAAAGTAGTAATTTTAGCGTTGATAAATATTGGAGTAAATGTTGGATTAAGAATTTCTGATTTATCAAAAATAAGATTTGAAGATATAAATAGTGATTATGTTGTAAAATTAAAAGAAAAGAAAACAAAAAAAATGAGAGAGATTAAATTAAATACAGTTTGCCAGAAGTCAATTGAAGAATTAAAGAAATATTATGAAACATTAGGATATTCTAAAGAAAGGGGATTTCTATTTAAATCTTTAAACAGAAAATATGTAAAAGAATTGTTTGATAAGCCTATTTCAACTGTTTCAATAAGCAAATATTTAAATCAAGCTAAAGCAGATTTAAATATTTCATATCCCATTGGAACACATTCTTTGAGAAAAACATGGGGGCATACAGTTTATAGAGGAACTTTAGATATAGCGCTGGTAATGTCTATATTTAATCATTCGTCTGCAGAACAAACATTAAAATATATAGGAATAGAGCAAGAAATGATTAACAAAGTATACGATAAATTCAAGATATGAGTTCAATTTTTTAAGTTTATAGAAAGAAAATAGTTAATTTATTTAAAAAAAATAGTTGATTTATTTTCAAAAATACGATATCATAAAAAAAGAGAAATGGTTAATATAAGATATTTTTATTACCTAATGAAAAAACGTAATTTAATAAAAGAAGTTGCAGCTTCTTTTGACTATTATAAGTTACGAATAAGATGAAATTGGGAGGGAATTATGAAGAAATTAAGTTTTTTATTTCTATCAGCCATTTTAGTTGTTAGCTGTTCAAACGCTAAACAGAGTAGTGATGATCCTTTAGATATTCTTAATCAGAGAAGAAGAGAATATTATGAAAAGGAAAAAGAAAAAGAAGCAGAACAAGCTAGAAAAGCTGCTGAAATCTCTAGAATGACAGAAAAAGAAAGAAATGAATATGAAATTCAGAGAATAAAAGAAAAAATTAAAGAAATGAAATAGTAATTTTCTTTAAAACAAAATATCGGGAGGATTTTTAATGAAAAAAATTTGTGGAATTGTATCTATTATCGCTGCGGGGATATTAATAACAGGGTGTAATGATACAGGGAATAAAAATACTAATAATGTTTCTGCACAAATCACTTTAACTGAGAAAGAAAAGCAAAAAGACAAAGATGAAGTTGCAAGAATATTAGTTTATAAAGCATTATTAGAAGAGGTAAAGAAAGCTGAATTTTCACCTGAAGAGCTTGAAAATATTCAAATAGCTCAAAATCAAATTAAAATAAATTATTTTATAGAAAGAGAATTAAAAAATAAAACTCAAATTACTGATGAAGAGGCAGCAGATTTTTACAAAAGACATAAAGAACAATTTGATGATAAACCTTTAGAAGAAATGCTTCCAATATTATATAAAAGTTTGGCTGTAGAAAAATATAATCAAGCACAAGTTGAATATTATAATTCTATAATCGAAAAATATAAATTGAATGATATATTGAAAAAAGAAGGAATTATTAAAGATGAACAAGTAGAAAAAATTGATGGGAAGGAAGTGGAAAAAATATGAAAAAGACACTTATAATTTTGAGTTCTTTACTATTAATAAGCTGTTCTAACAACAATGCTGAAAATACTTCTAATTTATCAGAAAAAGATATGCAGAGAGAAAGATTAGTTAGATTAGCAATAGAGAAAAAAGAAAAAGAAGAAGCAGCTAAAAAAGAAGAACTAAGACAGAAAGCATTAGCTGAAGAAGCAGAAATGAAGCAAAAAGCAGCAATTAGAGAAGCTGAATTGAAACAAAAAACTTTAGAAAAAGAAGCTGCTATGAAAGAAAAAGCAGAAGAAGCTAAAAGACAGGAAATTTTAAGAGCTCAAGAAGCTAAAGAAAAAGCAGCAGCAAAAGAACAGGCTCTTAAAGATCAAAGAATGTCTAGAGAAGAGATATTTAAAGAAATAATTAATATAAATAATGAATTAGATGGAAAAAATGTAAGCAAGGAAAGAGTGAAAGAATTAGAAAAAAGACTTGCTGAATTGGAAAAATTAAACAAATAAAAAACGTTAAAAAGTTTTCTAAACAAAACTATATTATAAACTTGGAGGTAAACATGAAAAAATTATTAGTAGCAGGAACAATTTTATTATCAGCATCAGCATTTTCTACAGGGGTGACAGCAGAATTTGAAAGCCGTTTCAACACTCTAGAGCAAGAATATAAAATGCTTATGCAAAAAGAAGATGAAAGATATAATTCTGAAAAACAAATTGCTGAAACTGCAAAGGCAACTTTAGCAAAACAAAGAGAGTTATACAACCAAATTTCAACTAAAGCAGGAAAACTAGGGCAAATCAAAGATGTTAAATTCTACAAAGAGCAATACGGAGAATTAGCTAAAAAATACCAAGATGCACTTAAAGAACTAGAAGGACAAATGAAAGAACAAGAAAGTATCATTAACAGATTCCAACAATTACAAGCTGTAAAAGAAGGAAAATAATTATCATTTTAAATACAAAAGAAAATAAAACCAGGAGGAAAGTATTATTATGAAAATAAAAACAACTATGTTATTAGGAGCAGCATTATTACTAGTATCGAGCGTATCATTAGCAGCACCAGCAGCAGGAGTAGATTCAAGATTTTCTCAATTGGAAGCAGAATTAAAAATGCTTGAACAAAAAGAAAATGAAAGATTTAAAGAAGAAGAGCAAATAGCAAAATCAGCTCAAAATAATTTAAATGTACTTACAAATCTTAGAAATAAATGTGGAGAAAGAATCAACTACATGACTTCTATGGAAGGAAGAAGTATCTATTCTAATGAAATGAAAAACCTATTAAAACAATATCAAGGTTTTCTTACAGAAATTGATAAACAATCTAAAGTAGAAGAAAGAAAAATATTCGAATTTAATCAATTAAAAAGTTTAAGAGCAGAGTAATTTGTTTAACTATATTCTCTTAGATATAGTTAAATGAGTGGAGAATTAAGAGTATTTACTCTTAATTCCCTCTCATTGATTAAATAGAGATAGAGAAAGTGAGATATAAAAATGAATTATTTAGACTCAAAGTTGATTTTATATTTGGTAGTTATATTTTTTATAGTATTTATCTTTATTAAATTAAAAACTGCTTTAGCAATAAGGAATTTGAATAATAAAATTGGAGTGAGATTTTACTATAAATTCTTAGGAAATATGCAATGGCTGAAGGAACAGATACTTATGGGTAAGTATTTAGAAATGAAATATTTAAATGCAGTGGATGATAAAAATAATTCAAATATAATAATATTGCTGGAAAAGAAAGAAGAAAACAGTATTATAAATATTTATTCAGCTAAAAATAAAACAGTGATAATTAAGAATTTAAAATTAAATGATCAAAGATTTAAAAAATTTATTGAATTTCTTCCTAGAACACTAGCAGAAGATGATTTTTCGAAAGAAAGCGAAACAAACGACTTAGGGAGGGAATAATGAAAGAGAAAGATTTTATTAAAGTTTACAAAGAAGAAAGAAATCTAAAGAACTTAAAAGAAGCTCAGCATAGAATTTCAACTTTTTGGGAAACTGTAGAAGAAATATTGCAAGAGGATAAAAAATTAGTGTTCAAAGGTTGGGGAATATTTGAAATAAAGCCTGTAAGAGCTAGAGAATACTGTGATCCTAGAATAAAAAAAATTAAGAAAACTTTACCTAAAAATAAATTGGTTTTCAGACAGGGAAAAATACTTAAAGAAAATATCAATGTTGACTAGAGGGGTACTATGAATAAGAAAGATTTTATTAAACTATATAGAAAAAAATTAAATAATTTAACAATTGCAGAAGCAAAAGAAGATGTGGAAGCAATATTGGAAATTATAGAAACTGGTTTAAAAAAAGATGGTAAAGTACAATTCTTCAATAAAGGAGTATTTACTGTTGGAAATATAAAACCTAAGACTATAAGTAATCCAAAAACTAGAGAACTTATGCAAACAACTGAAATGAAAAAGGTAAAATTTAATGCTTCATTTAAGTTAAAAGATAAAATACAAGATAAGAAATAATTTATTAAATATTTTTATTTTTAATTATGAGTTTAACGGTAAAGATAATGAGAATATATTGCATTTCTAAGACAATTAATGTAATAAAAAAGGGGCTGTTGCAAATTAGTGATTGATAAACTAATTTGTGCAGCCTCTCTTATTTTTCATAAAAAAATAGAAATCTATAAAATAGATTTCTGCTAATTTATATTTTTATATTTATTTTTAAGTATCAAAAAAAGAAGTAGATGATTTTTTATTTATCTAAGCTACTTTTAATGAGTGAAGTGTTGTTCCTAAGCGATTATTTATATTTCTGCTTAGATATCTGTTGAAGTTGTAAGCGATACAAAACAAACATATTTCTCTTAAAACACTTTTTTTACTTCGAACTTTTAATTTTCGCAATTTCATATCTTCTTTCAAAACTGCAAAAGCACCTTCTACTTGAATACTTCTGTTCATTCTTAATTGTTTTCCATAATTGCTTGATACATTCTCTTTTGATTTATTTGATAAAATTCTAAATCTCGCATTGTACTTAATTTTTTTGTTAGTTTCAGGATTCCAAAAATATTGAACTGTATTATTTTTGTTAGAGTATAGAAATTCTAATTCTAATCCATCTTTTCTAAATAGCTTATTTTCAGAATGATTATATATTAAATTTTCTACTCTGTTTAAATCATTTTTAAACTTTCTGATTTTAGATTTTTCAAAATATATTGGTTTTATATATGAAGTATAGTCCATTTTTTCCAAATATTCATAATTTGAAATACTTTCATATCCTGCATCAGCTACAATATTTTTAATTTTTAAATTTTGAGATGAAATTTTCTCTAAAAATGGAATCAAAGTTTTAGAATCAGAAGGGTTAGAAAAAATTTCATATGAAGAAATATATTCACTAATCACTCCTATTTGCAGATTATATCCAGGTTTTAATTGACCATTTCTCATATGGTCATCTTTCATTCTCATAAAAGTAGCATCTATATCAGTTTTTGAATAGCTATTTCTACCATTAAGATTTTTAAAATGATTAGAATATTTTTGATACTTTTCTAAGTATTCTGCGCATAATTCTAAATACTTTTGCTCTTTAGATTTTCTCTTTCCTCTACCTTTGACTATTTGAAAATTCAAATTAGAAAGATATGAATATATTTCAAGGAAGTTGTCATATTGTAAGTTGAAATCATCATTAAAATTTGAAATTAATTCAAGAATTTTTTCATCTAATCTAGTTCTATATTTCTCAATAGATTTTTTCCAAACAAATGTATATTTATTAGCATATGCTTCAATTTTAGTGCCATCAATATATATTGTTTCAGTGGAAATATTTTCCATTTCAAAAATTTTTTCAACGAATTGTTCAAATAGATCTGGAAGAATATCTTCAGTTTTTACTAAGAATCTAGAAATAGTAGAGTGATCAGGAATTTTAGAATCTTGTAAAAGAAACCTGAATTTAATATTTTCATGGCAAGCCATTTCTATATCTCTAGTAGAAGTTAAATTGCGCGAATAGGCATAAACAATGATAGAAAACATTCTGATAGGATGTACCTTTGTTTTGTAAGAAAATACTTGCATTAAACTACTAAAATCTAATCCCTCCAATATTGAGCTAAGTTTTCTTACAGGATCATTATCAGAAATTTCATATTGTAAAAAGTTAAAAAGTTTAGGTTGATTTAATTGAAAAAAAATGTTATTATTAGTTGGTTTTTGCATAGGTATATTATATTAGAAATTTGAAAAAATTTTTAGTATTTTATACCTTTTTTTATTTAAAAAGAAAAAGCTGACAGGAAGAAAACTTCAAGTCAGCTTTTTTGATAATTGGGCTGTTTTAAATTTGCAACAGCCCCTTTCTATTTTTATGCTCTTTTAATTTGAATACTATATATTATAAATAATATTCCCATGAATAAAAGATAAAATCCAATAGTTATAGGAAGAAGATATCCCATTAAAAGAGGGCATACTACTAATAAAACACCAAAGATAATATCTAGAATACCTCTTGTTACTAAAATAGATCTGATATTATGTACTTCTGGTATTTCATTAGCAACAGCTTTTCCTCTAGTAAATATAAGAGAAAAACCTCTGAACAACATAAGTATACCTAAATATATGAGAAGCACTACAGCACTTTCAAAAGGGTTATAAAATATTGAAACAGCAGCTAGAATATCAATTATACCACTCACTAATACTATTCCCCAATGGAAATATTTATTTTTTCTTCCTTGATAAGCATAATAAATATTGAGAAGTCCCATTAATAAGAATCCCCAGCTTAAAACATAAATGAGAGAAATAGAAAATCCAAGTGGGTTAAATATTCCAATCAATCCTGTTAACGCAAGAAGAATTCCAATTATAAGATAGTAATACCATATCTTTTTTAATGAACCTCCTAAATCAAACATGTCAATATAAAATTTTTCATTAGCCATAAGACTACCTCCAGTAAAATTATTTGTCTAATTTAGGTATTCGATTTTAATGAATTTTTCCTTTTTAATCGGTAAAAAAATTTAATATAAAAGTTTCTACTGCTATTTCATCATCCAATGTTCCATTTTTTATATTATATTCAGCATATAAAAGTTCTTCCAGTTTTTTTTCTATGAACTCTGATTTAAATGTATCAATATTTTTAAATTTTAAAAATATTTGATATGGATGCATAAAACCATTGTCTTTTTTAAAATATTTTTTAGTATTTTCAAAAATAGAATCATTAAATTTTTTATAAGATGTATTTTTAGTTATTATTGATTCTTTTGAAAGATAATTAAGCTTAAGATTAAGTAAAAGTTCTTCTGTTGTTATATAGAGAAATCCCATATATTCTTTTTCTTTTTGGAGAAATTCCAAAAGAGGAGCACTGTTTTTGTTGTAAAGAAAATCTTCTATTAAAGTTCTATGATTATATTCTTTAGTAATAGAAAGTATAGGCATGACTTTGGAAAGATTAAATACATTTCCATCTAAATAATTCTTAACTTTTTCAACCTCATTTTTTATTTTGAAAAAATCATCACCAATGATTTCTACAAATTTTTCAGCTTCATATTCAGATATATTTAATTCATGCTGAAGATAGAAAATAACAGCTTTTTTCTCATTTTCTTTTCTATAGCAGATTATTTGTGCTATCTCACCAATAGAGTCTATAGCTTTTTTGGATAATGGATTTTTAATTTTACCATAATCATTTAAAAATTCCTCATATATTATTATGATTTCTTTTTGAGAAAGATTGAAGAGTTTTAAAGATTTGAAAAAATTTTCTATATTTTTTATATCTTCAGATCTTCTTAAAATCAGCAATTCTTTAGGGTTGAAGATAGAGTTAGTAGAAATAGTTTGAAGAAAGGCTTCATCTTCTTTTTGTGAAGCATCAAAATATTTTTCTGGTATACTAGGAAATTCATTTTTAATTTTATTTAATAACTCTTCATATTTTATTTGAAGAGGAGAAGTGTCACCATGTAAAAAATAAAGCATTTTTCCTCCTTAGAAATGAACTGTCTTAAAAATTATTACATCTTAAGTATATCATAAGAAAAAAAGATTATAAAGGGATTCTTAAAGAGAGATTGAGAGAAAATTGATATAATGTTATAATAGAATAGAAAGTGAAATTTGAAAGGAATATTGGAATGAAAAATAAAGAAAAAACAAAAATTTATATGAATATATTTTATGCATTAATGTGGTTTATACCTTTATATTTTTTTATGAGAGATTTTTTTAAAATAGAAGATGTAAATATTTTTTTTGAAAAAAAAACTTTGGATATAATTTTATTTTCGATAAAACAAGGACTATATTCAACAGCAGCAGCTCTTGTTATAGCAATCATACCAGCATATTTTGCAGCTTATGAAAAAGGGATAGTAAGCAGACTTCTTCATGGTCTTCTTTTTATCCCATTCTTTTTTCCAATAATATCTACAGTGACAATATTTTCAATTGTTTTTAATATGGAATTTTTTAAAAGTTTTGGAATATTATATTCTCTTAAAGCTATCATAATAGCTAATGTATTTTATAATTCGCCTATATTTATAAAGTACATCAGCGAAGGGCTAAAAAGGGTGCCTAAGGAGCTCATAGAGGCATTGAAAATGGAAGGGGCAGGAAATATAAGAATATTTTTTTCAGGACAGCTCCCATTAATATTGCCACAGATATTTAGAGGATTTATTTTGGTATTTACTTATTGCTTTACAGGATTTGGAATAATTTTATCTCTTGGTGGAATAAGATTTTCTACTTTAGAAGTAGAGATAGCATCTACACTTATGGGAGAACTCAATTTTTCTAAAGCAATGATTTTTGGAATAGTTCAGTTTTTTATCTTAATAATACTTAATTTAACAGGAGTATTTGTTAAAGAATATGAATTGGAAGGAGAAGCAGATTATAAAAAACAAAATATATTCTTTAGAGGATACTCAATTATTTATCTGTTTCTGCAATATTTGGTAGTTGCTTCAAGTTTTCTATTTTCTTTTTATAATTATTATACTGGAGAGTTTTCAATTAAAGCTTATCTAAGAATATTTTCAAAAGATTTCAATGAAGATTACGAAGTCATAAAAGGAATAATAAATTCTATAGGAATATCTGCCACAGTAAGTTTTATTTCAATAATAATAATCTATCTTATAATTAAAAATTACAGCAGAATAACTGATGTAATAATTTTTTCAAATCTTGGAATATCTGGAGCTTTTCTGGCAGTAGCACTTTTTTATTTGAATGTACTATTTAGTGTTCCATTGCTTTTACTGCTGGGAATAGGATATATTCTGGTGAGTATTCCAATTGGGTATTCTTTTATGTATCAGTATATAAAAAAATTTCCAATAAATATTTTAGAAAGTTCATTATTAGATTGCAGTAATGAACTTGAAAGATTTATATATGTAGAATTTCCAATTTTAAAAAATATTTTTTTATCAGCATTTTTGCAGATATTTGCAATTGTTTTTGGGGAATTTACAATAGGATATACTATGCAGCTGGGAGATATAGTTCCAGTAGCATCATTAGTAAACTATTCTCTGGGATCTAATAAAAAATATTTAGAAAGTGCAGCTTTTAGTTCAGTGATACTTTTGATAGTATTTTCGTTATTTATTTTAGGAGAGTATTTAAAGGATAAAGAATAGAAAAATATATGAATTCATGGAGGGAAAAATGGTAAGATTTGGAATAATAGGAACGAGCTGTATAAGTGACAAATTTGTAGAGGCATTAAAAACTATAAAAAAATGCGAAGTAACAGCAGTATATTCAAGAAGTGTAGAAAAAGGAGATTATTTTGCTACAAAGCATGATATAAAAACAATATATCTTTCATTGGAAGAAATGGCTGAAAGTCAGAAAGTTGATGCAGTATACATTGCTTCTCCAAATGGACTTCACCCATCACAGGCCATAAAAATGATGGAAAATGGAAAACATGTGATCTGTGAAAAGGCCATTGCCTCAACAGTAAAAGAACTGGATGAAATGATAAGAATTGCAAAAGAGAATAATGTGGTGCTGATGGAAGCTATGAGACCTACTTTAAATCCAAATTTTAATATAATAAAAGAAAGTTTGGAAAAAATAGGTCCTGTAAGGGGGATAACAGCTAGTTACTGTCAATATTCTTCAAGATATGATAATTTAAAAAAAGGAGAACTTACAAATATATTTGATCCAAAATTTTCTGGAGGGGCATTATATGATATAGGAGTTTATCCATTGTATTTTACTATTGGAATGTTTGGGATACCAGATGAATATATAGGAGGAAATTATCTTGTAAGCAGTGGAGCAGATGGATATGGAAATATAATTTTAAAATATAATGATAAAATAGCAAGTATCACATATTCAAAAATAACAGATTCAAAACTGCCTTCAGAAATTCAAGGAGAAAAAGGTTCTATAATAATTGAAAAACTCTCTACTGTAAAAGGAATAAAAATATTATATAGAGATGGAAGAGAAGAAAAAATAGAAATGGAAATACATAAAAATGATATGGTCTATGAAGCAATGGAATTTATAAATCTTATTAAAAAAGGAAAACTTGAATCTGACATAAACAGTCACAAAAATTCAAGAAAAGTAGTTGAGATTATGGAAAAGCTAGCTAATAAAAACTAGGAGGAGAGTAAAATTTTTGAAGCATTTTTAAAGGTATTCCATAAATCGAAACAAAAAGAAGAAATAAAATTTTCCAGAAAAAATGAAGAAAGTAAGGAAAGTA
This genomic window contains:
- a CDS encoding oxidoreductase, giving the protein MVRFGIIGTSCISDKFVEALKTIKKCEVTAVYSRSVEKGDYFATKHDIKTIYLSLEEMAESQKVDAVYIASPNGLHPSQAIKMMENGKHVICEKAIASTVKELDEMIRIAKENNVVLMEAMRPTLNPNFNIIKESLEKIGPVRGITASYCQYSSRYDNLKKGELTNIFDPKFSGGALYDIGVYPLYFTIGMFGIPDEYIGGNYLVSSGADGYGNIILKYNDKIASITYSKITDSKLPSEIQGEKGSIIIEKLSTVKGIKILYRDGREEKIEMEIHKNDMVYEAMEFINLIKKGKLESDINSHKNSRKVVEIMEKLANKN
- a CDS encoding putative adhesion protein FadA yields the protein MKIKTTMLLGAALLLVSSVSLAAPAAGVDSRFSQLEAELKMLEQKENERFKEEEQIAKSAQNNLNVLTNLRNKCGERINYMTSMEGRSIYSNEMKNLLKQYQGFLTEIDKQSKVEERKIFEFNQLKSLRAE
- a CDS encoding ABC transporter permease, with the translated sequence MKNKEKTKIYMNIFYALMWFIPLYFFMRDFFKIEDVNIFFEKKTLDIILFSIKQGLYSTAAALVIAIIPAYFAAYEKGIVSRLLHGLLFIPFFFPIISTVTIFSIVFNMEFFKSFGILYSLKAIIIANVFYNSPIFIKYISEGLKRVPKELIEALKMEGAGNIRIFFSGQLPLILPQIFRGFILVFTYCFTGFGIILSLGGIRFSTLEVEIASTLMGELNFSKAMIFGIVQFFILIILNLTGVFVKEYELEGEADYKKQNIFFRGYSIIYLFLQYLVVASSFLFSFYNYYTGEFSIKAYLRIFSKDFNEDYEVIKGIINSIGISATVSFISIIIIYLIIKNYSRITDVIIFSNLGISGAFLAVALFYLNVLFSVPLLLLLGIGYILVSIPIGYSFMYQYIKKFPINILESSLLDCSNELERFIYVEFPILKNIFLSAFLQIFAIVFGEFTIGYTMQLGDIVPVASLVNYSLGSNKKYLESAAFSSVILLIVFSLFILGEYLKDKE
- a CDS encoding putative DNA-binding protein — its product is MKEKDFIKVYKEERNLKNLKEAQHRISTFWETVEEILQEDKKLVFKGWGIFEIKPVRAREYCDPRIKKIKKTLPKNKLVFRQGKILKENINVD
- a CDS encoding putative adhesion protein FadA, translated to MKKLLVAGTILLSASAFSTGVTAEFESRFNTLEQEYKMLMQKEDERYNSEKQIAETAKATLAKQRELYNQISTKAGKLGQIKDVKFYKEQYGELAKKYQDALKELEGQMKEQESIINRFQQLQAVKEGK
- a CDS encoding putative inner membrane protein, with amino-acid sequence MRNEFLWAIMLLVNFLAIIFAYSRFGKIGLYIWIPISTILANIQVVMLVDLFGFGTTLGNILYAGGFLVTDILAENYGKEHAKKAVKIGFFSLLVMTLIMQIAVAFVPSNVEEGLVTFNGVKRIFDFMPRIAIASLVSYWISQSHDIWAYEMWRKKFSERKHIWIRNNMSTMISQLIDNTIFTLIAFWGVYPREVLMEIFITTYCMKFIVAVFDTPFVYIANHLKLSGKIKEAEL
- a CDS encoding putative transposase; the protein is MQKPTNNNIFFQLNQPKLFNFLQYEISDNDPVRKLSSILEGLDFSSLMQVFSYKTKVHPIRMFSIIVYAYSRNLTSTRDIEMACHENIKFRFLLQDSKIPDHSTISRFLVKTEDILPDLFEQFVEKIFEMENISTETIYIDGTKIEAYANKYTFVWKKSIEKYRTRLDEKILELISNFNDDFNLQYDNFLEIYSYLSNLNFQIVKGRGKRKSKEQKYLELCAEYLEKYQKYSNHFKNLNGRNSYSKTDIDATFMRMKDDHMRNGQLKPGYNLQIGVISEYISSYEIFSNPSDSKTLIPFLEKISSQNLKIKNIVADAGYESISNYEYLEKMDYTSYIKPIYFEKSKIRKFKNDLNRVENLIYNHSENKLFRKDGLELEFLYSNKNNTVQYFWNPETNKKIKYNARFRILSNKSKENVSSNYGKQLRMNRSIQVEGAFAVLKEDMKLRKLKVRSKKSVLREICLFCIAYNFNRYLSRNINNRLGTTLHSLKVA
- a CDS encoding putative integrase; protein product: MDKRGQEVKYICKEDLKKLRKYFKSNDKVVILALINIGVNVGLRISDLSKIRFEDINSDYVVKLKEKKTKKMREIKLNTVCQKSIEELKKYYETLGYSKERGFLFKSLNRKYVKELFDKPISTVSISKYLNQAKADLNISYPIGTHSLRKTWGHTVYRGTLDIALVMSIFNHSSAEQTLKYIGIEQEMINKVYDKFKI